A section of the Veillonella criceti genome encodes:
- a CDS encoding LysR family transcriptional regulator, whose product MDEKEWQTFVTVVAEGNITKAADKLFLSQPALSYRLRHLEEDLGCPLLLRTNEGITLTPQGEVFHTYCRRMLEETESLKQSIGEMSGEIQGTLKLASSINFADYQLPHLLSLFTKEYPNIHIQVKTGYSSHVNKMFNGGEVMVAIARGNYKEATNTIKLFEEPYCLVYKQEISRKELAELPWVQYRTDASISAIVESWQSENLPANLEPAMELDSMVTCRHFVREGLGWAILPYLGLGSCKDEGIYVEPIYQKDGKPWVRSTFLHFNEVSTKLIAAKTFIDYVRDFYQKQSPVNIEY is encoded by the coding sequence ATGGATGAAAAAGAATGGCAAACCTTTGTTACCGTTGTAGCGGAAGGAAATATTACCAAAGCGGCGGATAAACTGTTTTTATCTCAGCCTGCTTTGAGTTACCGCTTGCGTCATTTAGAAGAAGACTTAGGTTGTCCTTTGTTGTTGCGTACTAATGAAGGGATTACCTTAACGCCGCAAGGAGAAGTCTTTCACACATATTGCCGTCGTATGCTAGAAGAAACTGAAAGTTTGAAGCAGTCCATTGGTGAAATGAGTGGTGAGATTCAAGGTACGTTAAAGTTAGCTTCTTCGATTAATTTTGCTGATTATCAGTTGCCTCACTTACTTAGTTTATTTACGAAGGAATATCCGAATATACACATTCAAGTTAAAACGGGTTATAGCTCACATGTAAATAAAATGTTTAATGGTGGCGAAGTTATGGTTGCCATTGCGCGCGGCAATTATAAAGAAGCGACTAATACCATTAAGCTCTTTGAAGAACCGTATTGTTTGGTCTATAAACAGGAAATCAGTCGTAAGGAGTTGGCTGAGTTGCCATGGGTACAGTATCGTACTGATGCGTCTATTTCAGCTATTGTAGAGAGTTGGCAAAGTGAAAACTTACCGGCCAACTTAGAACCTGCTATGGAACTTGATTCTATGGTAACATGCCGACATTTTGTGCGTGAAGGTCTTGGCTGGGCTATTCTACCGTATTTAGGCTTGGGAAGTTGTAAAGACGAAGGCATTTATGTAGAGCCTATTTATCAGAAAGATGGTAAGCCTTGGGTGCGGAGCACTTTTTTACATTTTAATGAAGTGAGCACTAAACTCATTGCGGCTAAAACATTTATTGATTATGTACGTGATTTTTATCAAAAACAATCACCTGTTAATATTGAATATTAA
- the pyk gene encoding pyruvate kinase translates to MKKTKIVCTIGPSTDAPGVLEHMLEAGMNVARFNFSHGSYEEHTKRMNAVREASRKTGIPVALMLDTKGPEIRLGHFKEGKVMLEAGQPFILTMRDIEGDATICSVNHKGLVDDVTVGCQILLSDGLVTLNVDKIEGTEIYTTIQNSGPMSDRKRVAVPGVPLSLPPVSENDMADLRFGCQQGVDYVAASFMQRGSDVVAIRRILEEEGKDIKIISKIENEEGINNLDDILRMSDGLMVARGDLGVEIPAEEVPVLQKMMISKCNKASKPVITATQMLESMTSNPRPTRAEASDVANAILDGTDAVMLSGETAGGKYPVEAVQTMARIAEVTEHSTLYCNMEHPFVADVVQTTEAISAATVTVAKNLDASAIITCTETGKTAMSISRNRPLAKILAVTPHEETVRRVQLYWGVEAVKGMGHANSDEMVHSAISASLAENHIESGDLVVITAGVPSGTAGTTNMIRVHVVGQAVLAGNGVGKGAATGRVCIAYEAAKAQAIFRDGDILVVRTLEADLMPFAKRASAIIAAEDGFTSAAAIAGINFGIPVVLGVSNAEQTIKDGEVVTVDGSRGKVFEGIANAR, encoded by the coding sequence ATGAAGAAAACTAAGATTGTTTGTACTATTGGACCGAGCACAGACGCACCTGGTGTGTTGGAACATATGTTAGAAGCGGGCATGAACGTGGCTCGTTTCAACTTTTCACATGGCTCTTATGAAGAACATACAAAGCGCATGAATGCTGTTCGGGAAGCTTCACGTAAGACGGGGATTCCAGTAGCCCTTATGCTTGATACTAAAGGCCCAGAAATTCGCTTAGGTCATTTTAAAGAAGGTAAGGTTATGTTAGAAGCAGGCCAACCTTTTATTTTGACTATGCGTGATATTGAAGGAGATGCTACGATTTGCTCGGTTAACCATAAAGGGTTAGTTGATGACGTAACGGTAGGTTGTCAGATTTTATTATCTGATGGTTTGGTAACTTTGAATGTTGATAAGATTGAAGGCACTGAAATTTATACGACTATTCAAAATAGCGGTCCTATGAGTGATCGTAAGCGTGTTGCTGTACCAGGCGTGCCACTTAGTTTGCCACCAGTTTCAGAAAATGACATGGCCGACTTACGCTTTGGTTGTCAACAAGGGGTTGACTATGTGGCAGCTTCCTTTATGCAACGTGGTAGCGATGTAGTGGCAATCCGTCGCATTTTAGAAGAAGAAGGCAAGGATATTAAGATTATTTCTAAGATTGAAAACGAAGAAGGCATTAACAATTTAGATGATATTCTTCGTATGTCTGATGGCCTTATGGTAGCACGTGGTGATTTGGGAGTTGAAATTCCCGCTGAAGAAGTGCCAGTGCTCCAAAAAATGATGATTAGTAAATGTAACAAAGCTTCGAAACCGGTAATTACGGCTACGCAGATGTTAGAATCTATGACAAGTAATCCACGACCAACACGGGCGGAAGCGAGTGATGTGGCGAATGCGATTCTAGATGGCACTGATGCGGTTATGCTATCAGGTGAAACGGCTGGCGGTAAGTATCCTGTAGAAGCGGTACAGACTATGGCACGTATTGCGGAAGTAACAGAACATTCTACCTTGTATTGCAATATGGAACATCCATTTGTAGCTGATGTGGTGCAGACGACAGAAGCTATTAGTGCGGCTACGGTTACGGTGGCTAAGAACCTTGATGCTTCAGCCATTATTACATGCACCGAAACCGGTAAAACGGCCATGAGCATTTCACGAAATCGTCCATTGGCTAAGATTTTAGCGGTGACGCCCCATGAAGAAACGGTGCGTCGTGTTCAATTATATTGGGGTGTAGAAGCGGTAAAAGGTATGGGCCATGCTAATTCTGATGAAATGGTACATAGTGCGATTAGTGCTTCCTTAGCAGAAAATCATATTGAATCTGGTGACTTAGTAGTTATTACGGCCGGTGTGCCATCAGGTACAGCGGGGACGACTAATATGATTCGTGTTCATGTAGTAGGTCAAGCCGTATTAGCAGGCAATGGTGTTGGTAAAGGGGCTGCGACTGGTCGGGTATGCATTGCCTATGAAGCAGCTAAAGCACAGGCGATTTTCCGCGATGGTGATATTCTAGTTGTACGTACATTAGAAGCTGATTTAATGCCATTTGCTAAGCGGGCTAGTGCTATTATTGCGGCTGAAGATGGATTTACATCGGCGGCTGCGATTGCAGGCATTAATTTTGGCATTCCTGTTGTACTAGGGGTGTCTAATGCGGAACAAACAATTAAAGATGGAGAAGTTGTAACTGTGGATGGATCACGCGGTAAAGTATTTGAAGGGATTGCTAACGCTCGTTAG
- a CDS encoding Bax inhibitor-1/YccA family protein yields the protein MNYSMPVNAEQSVVSQVVARKLRNSMLWMGWGILTTFVTLLAALFNPQWLNMAASNYNIILLIELGVVILFSARQMSASLTALKGMFFIYSILNGLTLAVLSVVYGSTAFFYAFLGTVAFFGTFAIIGGVIKKDLTSWSTYLIGAVIALIVVSLLNMFFFNSGLVNLALGGLGVIIFTIFTAVDVNRIKGILTAAALEDDDVLERIELIGALMLYLDFINIFLSILRFFRRD from the coding sequence ATGAATTACTCTATGCCGGTAAATGCAGAACAATCGGTAGTATCTCAAGTGGTTGCACGTAAATTGCGCAACTCTATGCTATGGATGGGGTGGGGTATTTTAACCACCTTTGTAACGTTATTGGCTGCGTTATTTAATCCGCAGTGGCTCAATATGGCTGCATCCAATTATAATATTATTTTACTTATTGAATTAGGTGTTGTTATTTTATTTAGTGCTCGTCAAATGAGTGCCAGTCTAACAGCCCTTAAAGGTATGTTTTTTATTTATTCGATTCTCAATGGCTTGACGCTGGCTGTGTTAAGTGTTGTTTATGGCAGTACGGCTTTCTTTTATGCGTTCTTAGGAACGGTGGCCTTCTTTGGTACGTTTGCTATCATTGGAGGTGTGATTAAAAAAGATTTGACATCTTGGTCTACCTACTTAATTGGTGCTGTCATTGCCCTTATCGTAGTTAGCCTATTGAATATGTTTTTCTTTAACAGTGGTTTGGTTAATCTAGCTTTAGGCGGTTTGGGGGTTATTATTTTTACCATCTTTACCGCCGTAGATGTGAACCGAATTAAAGGTATTTTAACGGCCGCAGCTCTTGAAGATGATGATGTGTTAGAACGAATTGAATTAATTGGCGCTTTAATGCTTTATTTGGATTTCATTAATATCTTCTTATCTATTTTGCGATTTTTCCGCAGAGACTAA
- a CDS encoding DNA polymerase III subunit alpha, with protein sequence MKPFVHLHGHTEYSLQDGISRLPQMVARAKELNMPALAITDHGNMCGAIYFYKEAVKAGIKPIIGCEVYVTSGSRFDKDMNTAKQERLKHLILLAETMEGYQNLTKIVSRGFTEGFYRKPRVDHEILRSHSKGLIALSACIQGEIPQCILQENPEGARRALETYIDIYGTENFFLEIQNHGLPAEVKAQEALLALAKEYGVGIVCSNDFHYVLKEDADAQDIKVCIATGAKVAEEKRLKFPNDEFYMKSGDEMEALFGHIPGAMENTLAIAERCNVTFNFDEHHLPHFDVPEGETATTYLRHLCEREIPRLYGTVTPELQERLDYELSVIAQMGFDDYFLIVWDYVRYAREHDILVGPGRGSAAGSVVAYLLGITGLDPLKYNLLFERFLNPERISMPDIDIDFCYEKRGKAIEYVTQKYGQARVAQIITFGTEAARAVIRDVGRVLDHPLPEVNRLAKMIPNELGITLDKALKGKELKAAYESSPQVKQLFDYGRKLEGIVRNASTHAAGVVISAAPLEDHVPIQNANDSGFVTQYDKDNIEELGLLKMDFLGLRTLTVMGDALSLIKANRGIDLDLDAIPLDDKAACELLTKGDTPGVFQLESEGITKLVMDLRPTHFEDLIPLVALYRPGPLGSGMVEDFIKRRHGEMAITYLHPLLEPILKDTFGVILYQEQVMQIASAMGGFSLGQADLMRRAMGKKKESVLKAQRESFIEGATKNHIDPAIANEVFDLLVYFAGYGFNKSHSAAYAYIAYQTAYLKAHYYPEFMAATMTSFMTNVDKLTYYINDCKKHGVEVLGPDINYGEQAFAVQKGAIRFGLGGVKSVGDNAIEQLLLERQANGLYTSILDFCKRVDSKVVNKRLLESLIRSGAMDSFKENRNQLLAMYEGAQSLGQRLQKEEARGTMSLFGDDLAVEETIEVPDLPDLPSEEKLRDEKEYTGFYITGHPLNSFAEELKGLFEMGKLNENPEQYDGQTVTVGGLIVDKSDKVTRRNDIMSVLRLEDFSGAATIVAFPQVFQQSQAYLAVDMAVRITGHIDADEKGVQIIADSVKPLKVNYEGAKQVILHIRPGFDTAEASNGLKKLLLETDGTVPVSFYLHRQRKRINVAKEYFIKPGTQICQAIEKILGPDSVEIM encoded by the coding sequence ATGAAACCATTTGTTCACTTGCATGGTCATACGGAATATAGTTTACAAGACGGCATTAGTCGTTTGCCACAGATGGTGGCACGAGCTAAAGAATTAAATATGCCAGCGTTAGCGATTACGGATCATGGGAACATGTGTGGGGCCATCTATTTTTATAAAGAAGCCGTTAAGGCAGGGATTAAGCCTATTATTGGTTGTGAAGTGTATGTCACATCAGGAAGTCGTTTTGATAAAGATATGAATACGGCTAAACAAGAGCGATTAAAACATCTAATTTTGTTGGCGGAAACAATGGAAGGCTATCAAAACTTAACAAAGATTGTTTCGCGTGGTTTTACAGAAGGTTTTTATCGTAAGCCCCGTGTTGACCATGAGATATTGCGTAGCCACAGTAAAGGTCTTATAGCCCTTAGTGCTTGTATTCAGGGGGAAATTCCACAATGTATTTTACAGGAAAATCCTGAAGGGGCTCGTCGTGCTTTAGAAACATACATTGACATATATGGGACGGAGAATTTTTTCTTAGAAATACAGAATCATGGTTTACCGGCGGAAGTAAAAGCACAGGAAGCATTGCTCGCACTGGCTAAAGAATATGGTGTAGGCATAGTTTGTTCTAATGATTTTCACTATGTGTTAAAAGAAGATGCGGATGCACAGGATATTAAAGTCTGTATTGCTACGGGTGCGAAAGTAGCTGAAGAAAAGCGTTTAAAGTTTCCTAATGATGAATTTTATATGAAAAGTGGCGACGAAATGGAGGCTTTATTTGGGCATATTCCAGGAGCAATGGAGAACACGTTAGCCATTGCAGAACGTTGCAACGTAACTTTTAATTTTGATGAACATCATTTGCCGCATTTTGATGTTCCAGAAGGTGAAACTGCGACTACCTATTTACGTCATCTTTGTGAACGGGAAATTCCTCGTCTCTATGGGACGGTAACACCAGAATTACAGGAGCGTCTTGATTATGAATTGTCTGTTATTGCGCAAATGGGGTTTGATGATTATTTTCTAATTGTGTGGGATTATGTGCGCTATGCTAGAGAACATGACATTTTAGTTGGCCCTGGTCGTGGCAGTGCAGCCGGTTCAGTAGTTGCTTATTTACTAGGTATTACGGGTCTTGATCCATTGAAATATAATCTACTATTTGAACGGTTCCTCAACCCAGAACGTATTAGCATGCCTGATATTGATATTGACTTTTGTTACGAAAAACGTGGTAAAGCCATTGAATATGTAACGCAAAAATATGGTCAAGCACGGGTGGCACAGATCATTACTTTTGGTACGGAGGCGGCGCGGGCCGTTATTCGTGACGTAGGGCGTGTCCTTGATCATCCATTACCAGAAGTGAATCGATTAGCTAAGATGATTCCCAATGAATTAGGAATTACCTTAGATAAAGCGCTTAAAGGTAAAGAATTGAAAGCAGCCTATGAAAGTAGTCCGCAAGTTAAACAACTTTTTGATTACGGACGTAAATTAGAGGGGATTGTACGCAATGCATCTACCCATGCGGCGGGGGTCGTAATCTCGGCGGCGCCTTTAGAAGACCATGTGCCAATTCAAAATGCCAATGATAGTGGCTTTGTTACGCAATATGATAAAGATAACATTGAAGAACTAGGCCTATTAAAAATGGACTTTTTAGGCTTGCGTACGTTAACTGTTATGGGCGATGCGTTAAGTCTTATTAAGGCGAATCGGGGCATTGATTTGGATTTGGATGCCATTCCACTTGATGATAAGGCGGCTTGTGAATTGCTGACTAAAGGGGATACACCTGGTGTGTTTCAGCTGGAGTCAGAAGGGATTACCAAGCTTGTCATGGATTTACGGCCAACACATTTTGAAGATCTCATTCCACTAGTGGCGTTATATCGACCAGGCCCTTTAGGTAGTGGCATGGTGGAAGATTTTATTAAGCGCCGTCACGGTGAAATGGCTATTACCTATTTACATCCATTATTAGAGCCTATTTTAAAAGATACCTTTGGGGTTATTTTATACCAAGAACAGGTTATGCAGATTGCCTCGGCCATGGGGGGCTTTTCATTGGGACAAGCCGATTTAATGCGTCGTGCTATGGGCAAGAAGAAAGAATCTGTCTTAAAAGCACAGCGTGAATCCTTTATTGAAGGGGCGACAAAGAATCATATTGATCCAGCTATTGCTAATGAAGTCTTTGATTTGCTTGTATATTTTGCTGGTTATGGTTTTAATAAATCTCATAGTGCGGCTTATGCGTATATTGCGTATCAAACAGCCTATTTAAAAGCGCATTACTATCCTGAATTCATGGCGGCTACTATGACGAGTTTCATGACGAATGTAGATAAATTAACGTATTATATTAATGATTGTAAAAAGCATGGTGTTGAAGTATTAGGGCCAGATATTAATTATGGGGAACAAGCTTTTGCAGTACAAAAGGGAGCAATTCGTTTTGGTCTAGGTGGTGTAAAAAGTGTTGGTGATAATGCAATTGAGCAATTATTACTAGAACGTCAGGCTAATGGCTTATATACGTCGATTCTTGATTTTTGTAAGCGCGTTGATTCTAAAGTTGTGAATAAGCGGCTATTGGAAAGCTTAATTCGTAGTGGTGCTATGGATAGTTTCAAAGAAAACAGGAATCAACTGTTAGCTATGTATGAAGGGGCACAAAGTTTAGGACAACGTTTGCAAAAAGAAGAAGCGCGTGGCACTATGAGTCTTTTTGGCGATGATTTGGCCGTTGAAGAAACGATTGAAGTTCCTGATTTACCAGATCTGCCATCGGAAGAGAAATTGCGTGATGAAAAAGAATATACGGGCTTTTATATTACGGGACACCCATTAAATTCGTTTGCCGAAGAGTTAAAAGGCTTATTTGAGATGGGGAAGTTAAATGAAAATCCTGAACAATATGATGGACAGACTGTGACGGTAGGCGGGCTTATTGTTGATAAATCTGATAAAGTGACACGGCGTAATGATATTATGTCCGTATTGCGTTTAGAGGATTTTTCTGGGGCCGCCACGATTGTAGCGTTTCCACAAGTCTTTCAACAAAGTCAGGCTTATTTGGCGGTGGATATGGCAGTTCGCATTACTGGCCACATTGATGCGGATGAAAAAGGCGTACAGATTATTGCTGATTCCGTGAAACCTTTAAAAGTCAATTATGAAGGGGCTAAGCAAGTAATCTTACACATTCGCCCGGGGTTTGATACGGCAGAAGCAAGTAATGGCTTAAAAAAATTATTGCTTGAAACAGATGGGACAGTTCCAGTCTCTTTCTACCTACATCGACAACGCAAACGAATTAATGTAGCTAAGGAATATTTTATCAAGCCTGGGACTCAAATATGCCAAGCTATCGAAAAAATTTTAGGACCTGATAGTGTAGAAATTATGTAG
- the citF gene encoding citrate lyase subunit alpha, whose translation MLNKANREIPMDLPALAGREVYQGEFAVEPKVRRAGRPVAKYNQGGADKLLSSIDEAIEKTGLTDGMTVSFHHHFRNGDYVMKMVMERIQAKGIKDITVASSSLSPCHDFLIDMIKDGTVTAIETSGLRDALGKFLTKNPGVLKRPVVIRSHGGRARAIIAGEVHIDVAFMGAPTCDRRGNFTGMQGKSACGALGYAMVDSHYADKTVAITDNLVDYVYPYSVPQTDVDYIVEVEAIGDPEGIASGAVGFTKNPVQIKIAEMAAEFLDQAGIIKEGFSFQLGAGGAPLTVAKFIGQKLKEQGVKAGFGIGGATGILAGMLEDGLINAIYDTQTFDTVAAASLHKNPAHIEMSASMYADPWTDNMTNYLDVVFLGATEIDTNFNVNCMTDSNGVLMGASGGHSDTAAGAKCTVITCPLVRGRLPMILDSVQTVITPGESVDVIVTERGIAINPRRTDLIERFKDSNLPIYTIEELQKLAFDLVGKPEGVTVSDKDEDVVAIVEYRDGTIIDVVRKPLD comes from the coding sequence ATGTTAAATAAAGCAAATCGCGAAATTCCAATGGATTTACCAGCTCTTGCGGGTCGTGAAGTATATCAAGGCGAATTCGCTGTTGAACCTAAAGTACGTCGCGCAGGTCGTCCTGTGGCTAAATATAATCAAGGCGGTGCTGATAAATTATTATCTTCCATTGATGAAGCTATTGAAAAAACAGGCTTAACCGATGGTATGACCGTTTCTTTCCACCATCATTTCCGTAATGGTGACTATGTTATGAAAATGGTTATGGAGCGTATTCAAGCTAAAGGGATTAAAGATATTACGGTGGCTTCCAGTTCTCTTAGTCCTTGTCATGACTTCTTAATTGACATGATTAAAGATGGCACGGTAACCGCTATTGAAACTTCTGGTCTTCGTGATGCTCTTGGTAAATTCTTAACTAAGAATCCTGGCGTTTTGAAACGCCCTGTAGTGATTCGTTCTCATGGTGGTCGTGCGCGTGCTATCATTGCTGGCGAAGTTCACATCGACGTAGCTTTCATGGGTGCCCCTACTTGTGACCGTCGTGGTAATTTTACTGGTATGCAAGGTAAATCTGCTTGTGGTGCGCTTGGCTATGCTATGGTTGACTCTCACTATGCAGATAAAACAGTAGCAATTACAGATAACTTAGTTGATTATGTATACCCATATTCTGTGCCTCAAACAGATGTAGATTATATTGTTGAAGTAGAAGCGATTGGTGATCCTGAAGGGATTGCATCGGGTGCAGTTGGTTTCACAAAGAACCCTGTACAGATTAAAATCGCTGAAATGGCTGCTGAATTCCTTGATCAAGCAGGCATTATTAAAGAAGGTTTCAGCTTCCAGCTCGGTGCTGGCGGAGCGCCTTTAACAGTGGCTAAATTCATCGGTCAAAAACTTAAAGAACAAGGTGTTAAAGCTGGTTTTGGTATTGGTGGTGCTACCGGTATCTTAGCAGGTATGTTAGAAGACGGTTTGATCAATGCAATCTATGATACTCAAACATTTGATACTGTGGCAGCCGCTTCATTACATAAAAACCCTGCACATATTGAAATGAGTGCTTCTATGTACGCTGATCCTTGGACTGACAACATGACTAATTATCTTGATGTTGTATTCCTTGGGGCGACTGAAATTGATACAAACTTTAATGTTAACTGTATGACAGATTCCAATGGCGTTCTTATGGGTGCTTCTGGTGGTCATAGTGATACAGCAGCTGGTGCTAAATGTACAGTTATTACTTGTCCATTAGTACGAGGTCGTTTACCTATGATTCTTGATAGTGTGCAGACAGTTATTACGCCAGGCGAATCAGTAGACGTAATTGTTACTGAACGTGGCATTGCTATCAACCCTCGTCGTACTGATTTAATTGAACGTTTCAAAGATTCCAATTTGCCAATTTACACAATTGAAGAATTGCAAAAATTAGCCTTTGATCTTGTTGGTAAGCCAGAAGGGGTTACCGTAAGTGATAAAGACGAAGATGTAGTGGCTATTGTTGAATATCGTGATGGTACTATCATTGATGTAGTGCGTAAACCACTAGATTAA
- the citD gene encoding citrate lyase acyl carrier protein, which yields MNKLVKAATAGFDEKQDCLVTVEPIAAGIEVELTSKVKRQYGKHIEELIVNTVKEAGYDGVKVIADDKAAWDYAIKARVLGALERGSEPKPAVTHDETRPVEVKNLPLSEAAKARISRSMMFVPGNTPKMINSADIHGADSLMFDIEDSIPVTEKDTARLMTAEALKSMTFRSETVVRINHPTQTPYGYDDLDVIVPAKPNLIRIPKTEDVSEVEIVARKIEEVEKANGWEEGTINIIVAIESVKGLYNVREICHGPRVVGIALGAEDYRADLRTGKSKPAVELTFARQSILLAAREAGIRCVDTVFSDVKDPDGFVEEVQYIKALGFDGKSCIHPSQIKLAHKVFTPDEKEIAHSVKVLNSYADALKNNKGVIAVDGKMIDGPIVVRAQRIVDKARAAGIKVEVDEGAEINVK from the coding sequence ATGAACAAATTAGTAAAAGCAGCGACTGCTGGTTTTGACGAAAAACAAGATTGTCTTGTAACCGTTGAACCAATCGCAGCTGGTATTGAAGTAGAGTTAACTTCAAAAGTAAAACGCCAGTATGGTAAACACATCGAAGAATTAATTGTAAACACAGTTAAAGAAGCTGGCTATGATGGAGTAAAAGTTATTGCCGATGATAAAGCGGCTTGGGATTATGCTATTAAAGCTCGTGTACTCGGCGCTTTAGAACGTGGTTCTGAACCAAAACCGGCTGTAACACATGATGAAACTCGTCCGGTAGAAGTTAAAAATTTGCCATTATCAGAGGCTGCTAAAGCTCGTATTTCCCGTAGCATGATGTTTGTGCCAGGCAATACACCTAAAATGATTAACAGCGCTGATATTCACGGTGCTGATAGCTTGATGTTTGATATTGAAGATTCCATTCCTGTTACAGAAAAGGATACCGCTCGTTTGATGACTGCGGAAGCTTTAAAAAGCATGACATTCCGTTCTGAAACGGTAGTACGTATCAATCATCCAACACAAACGCCATATGGCTATGATGACCTTGATGTAATTGTACCAGCTAAACCAAACTTGATTCGTATTCCTAAAACAGAAGACGTATCTGAAGTTGAAATCGTAGCTCGTAAAATTGAAGAAGTTGAAAAAGCTAATGGTTGGGAAGAAGGTACGATTAATATTATCGTTGCTATTGAATCTGTAAAAGGTCTTTATAATGTACGTGAAATCTGCCATGGTCCTCGCGTCGTAGGTATCGCTCTTGGCGCTGAAGATTATCGTGCTGACCTTCGTACAGGTAAATCTAAACCAGCTGTTGAATTGACCTTTGCTCGTCAATCTATCTTGTTGGCAGCTCGTGAAGCCGGTATTCGTTGTGTAGATACTGTATTCTCTGACGTTAAAGATCCAGACGGTTTTGTAGAAGAAGTACAGTACATTAAAGCTCTTGGCTTTGATGGTAAATCTTGTATCCACCCAAGTCAGATTAAATTAGCTCATAAAGTATTTACACCTGATGAAAAAGAAATTGCTCATTCCGTTAAAGTATTGAATAGCTATGCCGATGCTTTGAAAAACAATAAAGGCGTTATTGCCGTTGACGGTAAGATGATTGATGGTCCTATCGTAGTTCGTGCGCAACGCATTGTAGATAAAGCACGTGCAGCCGGTATTAAAGTAGAAGTAGATGAAGGAGCTGAAATTAATGTTAAATAA
- a CDS encoding M48 family metallopeptidase produces the protein MTRWLQRSTRKPKSETYELRIAGEVVPYTVTWKTIKNINLRVMPDGAVKVSAPWRTSLPVISRFVDEHTGFIIRARQRFAAHQKPVVPPTYETGALFRILGYEVTLQVVFCEPKQAPYVTWSESEPAVIYMYVKPNSTPADRGQLMLRFWAGLCESVVKDMRDQVYNRYIEAGYDVPYPSLRIRKAKTRWGSCSLRTQRIMINEQLLLGPRHFLEYVMIHEFAHFIQPNHSAKFWRVVAEFMPQWQTIRHELTAYFRGY, from the coding sequence ATGACTAGATGGTTACAACGTTCAACGCGAAAACCAAAATCTGAAACTTACGAGTTGCGGATTGCTGGCGAAGTTGTGCCCTATACAGTAACGTGGAAAACCATTAAGAATATTAATTTGCGTGTTATGCCCGATGGCGCTGTAAAAGTATCAGCGCCGTGGCGTACATCGTTGCCTGTCATTTCACGATTTGTGGATGAGCATACGGGCTTTATTATTAGAGCTCGGCAACGATTTGCAGCGCATCAGAAACCTGTAGTGCCCCCGACATATGAGACGGGGGCCTTGTTTCGTATTCTGGGCTATGAGGTTACGTTGCAGGTTGTATTTTGTGAACCGAAACAGGCACCGTATGTGACTTGGAGTGAAAGTGAGCCAGCTGTTATATATATGTATGTGAAACCTAACAGTACACCTGCTGATAGGGGGCAGCTTATGCTACGTTTTTGGGCGGGGTTATGTGAATCCGTTGTTAAGGATATGCGTGATCAAGTCTATAATCGCTATATTGAGGCTGGTTATGATGTGCCTTATCCAAGTTTGCGCATTCGCAAGGCCAAAACTCGTTGGGGATCTTGCTCTTTGCGGACACAGCGGATTATGATTAATGAGCAATTACTCTTGGGGCCTCGCCACTTTTTAGAATATGTAATGATTCATGAGTTTGCTCATTTTATACAGCCTAATCATTCGGCTAAATTTTGGCGGGTGGTGGCTGAGTTTATGCCACAATGGCAAACGATTCGTCATGAATTGACGGCCTATTTTAGAGGCTATTGA